The genomic interval TTAACCCTGTTAGCACTGAGTGCACAGTGCTGAACCACATAGTAAATTTCTAACATTGTAACATTCTGTTCTAGTGAAGTTTTAGTTATTGCTTGAAGTTACCAAGACAATTCTATTTGactttaataacatttaaaacaccatctgtctatctactaAAGGAAGTCAATGATTTATCTTATAACATGGGAGTTTCTTTGAATTCtagacaaatagatagatagatactttatttatcccaagctggaaAATTCCTGAATTTTATAGAGGCTCAGCAGTATGTGAACAGAAACAGATAGTGAAACTTACTTGTCAAACATGCGGAAGAGTTCAGCCAACTCCTCCTCTGATTTTCCTTTGCTCTCCTCCTTCATGCAGCGGACCATCATTACCAAGAACTCATCAAAATCTACGGTGCCACTGCCTGTGAATATGCATCATAATATTATTAAGGCTGAATATCTTAGTAtcatatttgtaattatttaaCCTCTCAAGATCCCCATTAGTTTTCCCCTCTAATTTGCCTTGTTgtgattaatcatttcattcCATTCCATGAAACAACCATGCTTATAATGTCTATAGTGTGGTGATGTGAGACACGTAATGAAGATGACATACCATCCTCATCCACCTCATCAATCATCTCTTGTAACTCTTCAGGGGTAGGGTTCTGTCCCAACATCCTCATCACCTTCCCCAACTCTTTTGTACTAATGCAGCCATCCTCTGCATCCTGGATGAAGATGTCAAATGCAGCCTTGAACTCTAAAAGAGACACAGCATCTGTTAATCTCTGACATGGAGATGATTGTTTTATCTACTAatctaaacaaacacaaaattaaattacaactgGCATGTTGACAACCCCAGTGAATCATTGAATATTTGTAAGGGAGCTAAAAGTCTAGCTcaaaaaggacacattttttaaaaagtgagttaaaaaaaagaggacaaattTGACTTGATGTAACAAAAGGCAAGGCAATTCAATGTGCTttgcataaaacattaaaagcattgggaggaaacacataaaatcacattaaaatacaattgTATTAAATTGCaattattaaaaagagaaattaaaaagagaaaataaaaacaggtgataaaagttacagtgcagtaaaagaaatgcatagatagtttatttactgaaaggcagcagcaaacagaagtCCTCAGTCTTGACAAAAGGAAAgtggctgatatatatatatatacatatatatacatatatatatacatatatatacacactgaacaaaattataaacgcaacacttttgtttttgcccccatttttcatgagctgaactcaaagatctaagactttttctatgtacacaaaaggcttatttctctcaaatattgttcacaaatctgtctaaatctgttaGTGAGCACAAGATAATCCATCCGGCTCACAGGTCTagcatatcaagatgctgattagacagcatgattatgcATCGGTGCCTTAAGCTGGCCACAATGAAAGGCCACTgtaaaatgtgcacttttactgtattggtggggtccgggggggcgggtccgaaaaccagtcagtatcgggtgtgaccaccatttgcctcacgcagtgcaacatctcctcgcatagagttgatcaggttgttgattgtggcctgtggaatgttggtccactcttcttcaatggctgtgcgaagttgctggatagTGGCAGGACCTggtcgtatacgccgatccagagccTCCCAtacatgctcaatgggtgacgtGTCCGGTGAGTgtgctggccatgcaagaactgggatgttttcagcttccaggaattgtgtacagaacCTTGCAACAGGGagccgtgcattatcatgctgcaacatgaggtgatggtcgtggatgaatggcacaacaatggacctcaggatctcgtcacagtatctctgtgcattcaaaatgccatcaataaaatgcacctgtgttcattgtccataacatacgcctgcccataccataaccccaccgccaccatgggccactcgatccacatCAGCAAACCACTCACCCACACGACGCAATACACggtctgccatctgccctgtacagtgaaaaacgtgattcatccgtgaagagaacacctctccaaagtgccagacgtcatcaaatgtgagcatttgcccactcaagtcggttacgacgacaaatgcagtcaggtcgagaccccaatgaggacgacgagcatgcagatgagcctCCCTGAGatggtttctgacagtttgtgcagaaattctttggttatgcaaaccgattgttgcagcagctgtctggttggctggtctcagacgatgttggaggtgaagatgctggatatggaggtcctgggttggtgtggttacacgtggtctgcggttgtgaggctggttggatgtactgccaaattctctgaaatgcctttggagacggcttatggtagagaagtgaacattcaattcacgggcaacagctctggtggacattcctgcagtcagcatgccaattgcacgctccctcaaaacttgcgacatctgtggcattgtgctgtgataaaactctacatttcagagtggccttttattgtggccagcctgaggcacacctgtgcaataatcatgctgtctaatcagcatcttgatatgccacacctgtgaggtggatggattatctcgtgctcactaacacagatttagacagatttgtgaacaatatttgagagaaataagctgtaaaaaaagttttagatctttgagttcagctcatgaaacatgggggcaaaaacaaaagtgttgcgtttataattttgttcagtgtacatatacattttttttttttgagaaccCGTCTTGAATTGCTAGTAAAATGACAATGAACATTTTGGTCCAGACAACTCTGATCAAAACATTGACAATTACTTTAAGGAACTTGAACTGACGTGCCCCATGCAACCCAATCGGATAAATTAAAACTTGTAGTCTAGTCAGGCACTAGTAGGATAATTCTCTAATACTGCTGATATGATGACAGCAATTGTTCCAGCCTCCAAAATCAAACACCCCTGACTTGAGCATCCTAGAGACTATAATAAACATTTGAGAAGTTTACTTTCAGGAACAGAATGCACCAGGCTTAGAGGAAAACTCCaccttcatgtttttgtgtacTCATGTAAACGCACTCACATTGTACTCAGGACTCATCACAGTAAACATTCCATGCAGGAGTTAAAGAAGGTGACACAGATGGCTTTGGAAACTGCTGTCACTTTCAAAGTGAAGGGGGGAACCAACCAGTTCTCACATCAAAGTGTCAGGGATGCCTACTGCTTCAAAGGATCACCCTAACATCAGATTAAAAGGTTTGACAAAAGGATAGACATTCCCAAAACAGAAGCAGTAGAGGGCCATATGCAGAAATCTTGGCACCAAACCATCACCACCCGAATAACCGTCTAGATGATGACTTCAGCATCTCTGACCAGTCTCGGACCCTGTTTTCACCCGGCAGTAACATCCGTTCTgagtgatccaatcacaagtggacagctctaagtacaggtGAAAACACTCTCAGGACGCATTGAGATCGGATCTCATATTGTTACTGCGAGGTGAAAACAGGGCCTCTGACTTCAGCTATGCAAAGCGTTAAAGCCCAGAGCCGAGAGTTAAGAACGTAAAGCAGAAGAGCTCAAGAGTTCGCTATTCACTGTAGTGACTTATTTTGACAGTGCTGTAAAATCCTAAATGCATTTGTTATTGAATTTGACTTGTAGATATATGGATAAACTTTATTGAGCAGCAGGTATCCTTCACACAACATAccttataaaatatatatttttaaatacgAGAAATACAAagtatgaatgtgaaaatgtgctggGACATAGAGTCCAGAGTGTctttgtcagacagaggtgagtgtAATGACAGGAAAGATTTCCGCTCCGCTGCTGAAAAAAGtagataatctttttttcaagctgAAGTCAAATTTCCAGTATTTATTACACAGGTGGACAATACAGCTGTTTCAACTTAATTTTGAGTTGACTTGTATGCAATTTCTGTCGGAAAGGTGTCTTTCCTTTAAAAGAGGTTTATGCTCCCCAAAAGAAGCATATGGATCATCTTTGCAAATTAATAAGATTACTGTAAAGCAGATTAAAGAGTAGTGTTTTTATggttttgaaattgtattttagatttagaatgtacattttctaaaaaatataatacattttaatgtaatgtaatttcacatAACAGCAACATTGGCCTTACATCCAGATGAATTTTTGGCCCCTTCATTGGAAAGAATTTGGGCACCTCTGCTGAAACCAAAGAGGGATGTTGTGactcacaaaatggaggacttgAACATATGGTCCTTTGttcaaaagacaaaggaaagaaggaaTTCCCATGGTTCTTCACTTTATCACACC from Scophthalmus maximus strain ysfricsl-2021 chromosome 3, ASM2237912v1, whole genome shotgun sequence carries:
- the LOC124849895 gene encoding troponin C, slow skeletal and cardiac muscles-like → MDDVYKAAVENLTEEQKNEFKAAFDIFIQDAEDGCISTKELGKVMRMLGQNPTPEELQEMIDEVDEDGSGTVDFDEFLVMMVRCMKEESKGKSEEELAELFRMFDKNGDGYIDLEELKAMLESTGEAITEDDIEELMKDGDKNNDGKIDYDEFLEFMKGVE